The Calothrix sp. PCC 7507 DNA segment CAGAAATTCTTCTGGAATTTCCTCGAAGTGTTCTAGCAGGAAGTCCATCAGGGCAAGATGGCGTAAATCACTGGGCATGGGACTGCGGTAATTGCGACCTTTGGAGAACCAACGCCGGACAGTTGAAAGTGAGCGAGAGCAAATTCGAGCGTAGACGCGAAGCGGCTTGTCGCTAGACATCGCCTCATGATTGACATCCCATTTGGCATAAAAATTCTTGGGTGTCATTCCTAGTTGACAATGGCTATATAGATCAATCAGATTTTGCTCTCGTACCTGTAAAGGACGCGGATTAGTCATAGCGGCGACCCTTCCAGTGGTTCTAAATCCTGTTCCCAACTCTCAAGAAACACATTGCGTTGAGTCAGAAATGGGGGTAAGTTCCAAACCAAAAGCCAAAGCTTTTTTCTTGAGGTTGTTAACTACACGCTCTCGATACCGTTGCTCATAAGTATCAATGCCAGGGTCAATAAATTGATCACCACTCGTCCAAAGGCGATAAAAAATACGTGCTAGCTTGTGAGCAGCAGCAGTAATAGCTTTGGGAGCGCCCATCTTGGCTTGCATACGACGGTAATAAGCGCCTAAAGCAGAGTTACTACGGCAAAGCGTTTGAGCAGCCATCCGAAAAGCGTTGGCAGCACGACTAACAACAGAGCGAGTTTGAGAGTTTTTGGCTTTACCACCAGTCACACGGCTACCAGGACATAAACCTAACCATGAAGTAAAGTGCTTCACAGTTGGGAAACGAGTTGGATCTAGTCCCAACTCAGACAACAATATCAATACAGTCAAAGCACCAAAGCCCTGAATT contains these protein-coding regions:
- a CDS encoding IS110 family transposase, coding for MKKQEQPIAAAQRDLPVINSNAAGIDIGADRHWVSVPVDRDNESVRSFAEDIASAMKGDYRCELIFILQQELQLYEFYQTQILAIDAQIEQCLADFASKLDVTKKPLGKPKRRGKKQPGNAPQFDLRTHLYRISGVDFTQIQGFGALTVLILLSELGLDPTRFPTVKHFTSWLGLCPGSRVTGGKAKNSQTRSVVSRAANAFRMAAQTLCRSNSALGAYYRRMQAKMGAPKAITAAAHKLARIFYRLWTSGDQFIDPGIDTYEQRYRERVVNNLKKKALAFGLELTPISDSTQCVS